caaaaaaaaaaaaaaaagaaaaaagaaaagaaaagaaaagaaaagaaaagaaaaaaagaaacaaaagtagagAAATATTATTCCTGCTCAGTAACCAGAGAAGAAACTGGGAGATAGAGAATTATCCATTAGAACTGTATTGGTTACCTCTAAGTAACCAATatccggggcctggagagatagcacagcggcgtttgccttgcaagcagccgatccaagaccaaagatggttggttcgaatcccggtgtcccatatggtcccccgtgcctgccaagagctatttctgaacagacagccaggagtaacccctgagcatcgccgggtgtggcccaaaaaccaaaaaaaaaaaaaaaaaaagtaaccaatatcccatcactgcccTGAGTGGCTGCCTGCTGACTCTGATTCACTCACTGGTTAAGCTCTAGTTCAGTGATAGCCTCATAGGTCAAGAAAATTAccatcggggccggcgaggtggcgctagaggtaaggtgtctgccttgcaagccaaggaaggaccttggttcgatcccccggcatatgtcccatatggtcccccccaagccaggggtaatttctgagcacttagccaggaataacccctgagcatcaaacaggtgtggcccgaaaaaacaaaaaaaaaaaaaaaagaaagaaaaagaaacttatcATCTTTCTGCCTAGCTTTTGAATTgattctctattttcttctttctggtttttttctttccttccttttttttctttctttccttttttttttctttttatacatgcaaagaaagcacttttCCATGGCTGACAGATGAAGCTGTTTCTCTTACCCTGCTCCTCACTCCTCACTCCTCACATAATGGTTGCTGCTGCTCCAGCCATCACTTGACATTCAAAAGCTGGAAAAGAGAAGGCAAAAATTTGgagctaggggccagagcgatagctcagcagtagggcatttgccttgcatgcagctgcccaggatggatgtgggtttgatcctctagcgtctcatatggtcccccaagccaggagcaatttctgagtgcatagccaggagaaacctctgagtgtcaccaggtatggcccaaaaacaacaacaacaaaattggatCCAGCTGAGTAAATCTTCCTCATCCAAGAAGAAATTTGAATTAGCAGGGATAGTGCTCACCAGAATTCCAATGGCGGTTTGTGGGCTCCATGGGCATCACTTACTCCAGAAGACTAGGAGACAGACACCAAGCTAGAGGAAGGTCTTAAGAGAGCAGGATTGTGGAGGGTCTGAATGAGCTGACTATCATCATGGCCAGAGAGAGGAGACAGGTTAGCTCGTGGCCATAACAGACAGTATacttagagccagagagatagttctgtGTGGCTAAGTACAGACTTTTCACCAGAAgactcaggttttatccctgacatcacaAGGTTCATTAAATATTGCTGAGAGTCACCTCCATGCACAAAGTACAGGGCCAAGATtatccccagagcactaccaggtgtaaccccaaatccCAATCACAAGAAtcaatagaggccagagagatagtacaatggggagagcAATTGCCTCGCATcctgctgacttttttttttgggggggccacacccggcgttgctcaggggttactcctggctgtctgctcagaaatagctcctggcaggcacgggggaccatatgggacaccgggattcgaaccaaccacctttggtcctggatcggctgcttgcaaggcaaacaccgctgcgctatctctccgggcccacatcctGCTGActtgggcttgattcccagcatcccatagaatcccccaagccctccaggaaatttctgagtgcagagctaggagtcacaGCTGGAAGTGGccctaaaatccaaaaaaagaaaaagaaaagaacagtaaGTAGTCGGCTGAAGAGTAAAGCTATATCTGCCTGATTTGGGGTTCATACCTTCATGTCTTCCCAGTTTCTTTCCCTGCTGGCACCAATGGCAAATTCAGAGGAGCAGAGACCTGAGCATTAGCCAGCGTGTCCAACTCTGTAAAAGCCTTCCaggtggggccagaacaatagtccATCAGGGAGGGTACCTGTCTGTGATGCAGCTGTCCTGGGTTTGGTCTCACCATTCCATATGGctctcaagcatcaccaggagtaatccttgagtgcagagcaatcgtcctgagcaccatcagtgtgacctccttaaagaaaacaaaagctttcTGTGAGCCGACAGGTCCCAATCTTTCATGACTCCACAGTTCCTGCAACAATTCTTCTCAGACGCCCCCTCAATGCCCCATCTGGATCCTCTGCCTCCTCACACCCATCACTCTTGACCCCGAGACTTCCTCGTCCCTTTGCACATCCTTCCAGCATCGTGCTAGCACCTCTACCTCCTCTCTCAACTGCGAGCCAGGGACTCGCCCTTGTggcaaaggggagagaaaggggactCAGAAGAAAGAAACCCATCCTCAAGTGGGCTCTGAGTGGAGGTGAAGACATACGGGGTGAAGCATTAGGAAGTAACCTAGACAGACTGAAGCAACAGCACCTAGGGCCAGGCACTCACCTTGCACCAAGCCCACCTGGCTTAGATTCTTGGCCCTacaaagggtcccctgagccctgccgggagggatcgctgagtgcagagccagaagtgccTGCCAGGCACAGCAGGGTCTACTTGGGGCTCCCACGTGCAAAACCTGTACTCCAACCCTTGAACTCCTGCTCTCTGCTTCCCAGAGGAAGGCTGACCCATccaaggggagaggggaggaaggagaaatcTATCTTCCAGGCTCAGAAGAGGGGCCCCTCTCAGGAGCGTCTCTCAGGAGACACTTGTTCTGCTTGGGTGAAGACAATGGTGGTGTGGCaccttcttcattattttttgtggggccagacccagtggtgctcagggtttcctcctggctctgcactcagaaatcactcacggCAGTGCTCGTGGATCGGAtgcaggttggccctgtgcaaggcaagcacactaccctgctgtactattgctccaatccctgcaccttctttttgttctttctttgggaggtcacacccggcagtgctcagggctgacttctgatctgtgctcaaaggtcactcctggcagaactcggggcaccatctggggtgctgaggaACACCCATGCAGGGCACAAGCCAGGCAAGTtctttatctgttgtactatcactgcGGTCCTTATTGTTTCTTTTAAACTCCTTTTTTCCGCTCTTCTTCCACTTAAGCAAAAGCTGTAACGAGACAGCCTATGGGAAGGCAAGATTGATTGTGTTGTTCTGGCCTTTGAGGGGAGATGGGGGTGGGAAATCAAGTTATTGGACAGGCTCCTTTTAAGGAGCTGtggttttaattcattttcttatttttgtcaatagttgttgttttttccctGAAACAAGTGCTGTCCTTTAGAAATGCATTTTGCCAGAACAATCACCACGGcacttggtattttttttttttacatgaaggCCATTTATTAACAGAGTATAATCTCAGGAGTTCTGTTCACAAACGACGACCACGGCGACCTCCCTTTCTGCGGGTGCTGTCGGAGGGGATGGGGGTGACATCCTCAATTCGCCCAATCTTCATTCCTGAGCGTGCAAGAGCTCTAAGGGCTGACTGTGCTCCAGGTCCAGGAGTCTTGGTCCTATTTCCTCCTGTGGCCCGGAGTTTGATGTGGAGAGCAGTGATGCCTAGCTCCTTGCACCGCTGGGCCACATCCTGGGCAGCCAACATGGCAGCATACGGAGAGGACTCATCTCTGTCCGCCTTCACCTTCATCCCACCAGTCACGCGACAGATAGTTTCCTTGCCAGAAAGATCAGTCACGTGGACAAAAGTGTCATTAAAGGATGCAAAGATGAGGCAAACACCAAATACATTTTCTCCTTCAGCCACCTGAGGTCCAAGGCTGATCACctgttcttccttcttttccttccccttgCGAGGTGCCATTTCTGCGTGTCTCGGCCAGACTCCACCACCGGAAAGCGGCACTTGGTATTTTTGCCTGGCTTTGGAAATGTGCTCAAAgcgaggtgggtgggtgggtggggctcCTGGGAACTTACGAGCACTCAGAGAGGGACAGGAGATGGGACCTGAGCACAGTGgcacggggctgacccaggtttgtttcccagcattccatatggtcccatgtgtacagagccaggagtaagctttgagcaatgccaggtgtgaccaaaaaaaagcaacagagagagagagagagagagagagagagagagagagagagagagagagagagagagagagagagagagagagagagagagagagagagagagaagagggtgggagagagagagagagagaagagggtggAAGAGagcagaaagggagggaagaagggacagGAGAGAAAGAGGTCCCCCCCCACTCTGGGGATGACAGAAAGGGGTGGCACAGATGCTCTGGTCCCCACGTTCCACACTAGGGCTGTGGTTTATAACCCAGAAAGCAGGCTTGGGATCcggcacataccttgcatgtgtaAGACTCTGGGTTGGATTCTCAGTCttgaaaaaatcaataaaatgtaaattgcttgtaagcagctgatcaagGTTAAATTCTTGGTACTCTATAGGGTCCTTTAAGACCCagtaggagtgagctctgagctcagagctggaagtgagccctgagcaccactggatgtgggaaagaaaaaaaaaaggaaagaaaaagaaagaaggggcccggagagatagcacagcggcgtttgccttgcaagcagccgatccaggaccaaaaggtggttggttcgaatcccggtgtcccatatggtcccccgtgcctgccaggagctatttctgagcagacagccaggagtaacccctgagcactgggtgtggcccaaaaaccaaaaaaaaaaaaaaaaaaagaaaaagaaagaagaaagaagaaagaaaagaaggaagggagaaagaagaagaaaggaaggaagggagagagagagaaagaaagagaaagaaaggaaggaagaggaagaaagaaagaagaaagaaagaagaaagaaaaaagaaagaagaaagaaagaaagaaagaaagaaagaaagaaagaaagaaagaaagaaagaaagaaagaaagaaagaaagaaagaaagaaagaaagaaagaaagaaagaaagaaagaaagaaagaaagaaagaaagaaagaaagaaagaaagaaagaaagaaagaaagaaagaaagaaagaaagaaagaaagaaagaaagaaagaaagaaagaaagaaagaaagaaagaaagagaggagggagaaaggaagaaagaaagaagaggagaaaggaagaaaggaagaaaggaaggaaggaggaaggaaggaaggaaggaaggaaggaaggaaggaaggaaggaaggaaggaaggaaggaaggaaggaaggaaggaaggaaggaagatgaaatgaGACCACTCTCCTCTCACATCCACTGCTACCATGGTCCCTCTAGGTccccctgcttctgtgctcaggagtccctCTTGTGGACCAGCTGGGCTCTGGGCTCTGCATGACAATAAGTAACTCGcagaagtgcagagccagcccCCACCTCCAGAAGCCAGTTGTGACTTCCAGTGTCTGCTCTATGGCAGCCTCTGCCCAGGGTCTTGCACCCTAAACTCCCAGGTGAGGATTCAGCCAGGGCTGTGACTGACCTTGCCCAAGTGGGCAGGAGCTCAAGTTGGCCTGAGATAGATGCTCTGGCAGTGACAAACTGATCTTTCAGGAGACTTTGGTCTTGCAAGGATGCAAATGAAATGCTTTGGGTTTCAACTGTGAACTCAAAGTCTCCTCACTCCCAGACGGTGGCAGCAGCCCTAGTGGCTGCAGTGCAGgctctgtggggggggggggggggtgaggattCCAGGTTCCAACCTGGCATCTCATgagtccctgaacactggcagATTTGGTCCCAAATCCAAAACTAAAACAGTCAAATAAATGCACActctggggccgaagtgatagcacagtggttgggagtttgccttgcatgcggatgatccagaatggacctgaatctatccccagcttcccatatgattcccctaagccaggaggatttctgagagcatggccaagaataacccctgagcgtcaccaggtgtggcccaaaaacctaaataaataaatataaataaacaaacgaACAAATGCACACTCTGGGAGGCACTCAAGATTCACCAGTTTGCCTGACAGCTGGTCTTTAGTATTTGGGGTGTAGGGGattcatctggcagtgctcatggcttacttctagctctgtcctcagaaatcactccataggctcagaggaccagaaaTTCCAACAGGTCAGCAAACACTACTCcagcctttctttcctcttttcttttcttttcttttccccccacacctggtggtgctctgtgctcagatattacttctggcaggcttaggagatcaTTAGGGtatcttatggggtgctgggatcaaccCTAGGAAAGGTATAATATAGCACAATCTGATATACTAGAATTAGCCCTCTGGTGcctactctttctttcttccttctgtttttggaccacaccccatggtattcagggtttactcttgtttttttgtttgtttgtttttgttttgttttgtttttaggtcacacccagcagtactcaggcattactcctggctctacgctcagaaaccactcctggcatgctcaggggaccatctgggatgccgggattcaaaccaatgtccttctgcatgcaaggcaaatgccctacctccgtgctatctctccaaacctcaggatttacttttttttttttggtttgtttttgtttttggggtcacacctggcagtgctcgggggtactcctggctctacgctcagaaatcacccctggcaggcatgggggaccatatgggatgccgggatttgaaccaccatccttctgcatggaaggcaaacgccttacctccttgctatctcgccggccccaggatttactcttagctctatgctcaggagtcactcctagtgagCTCAGAAAAACCAATAAGATGTAGAGGATCTGATTCATATCgcccacctgcaaggcaagcaccctacctgctgtcttaCCTCTCTGGCCATAGTCTCCAGCTTActaaagtgttgtgtatgtaaatattttgggggattactatgttgctcaccctaatctgattaggtgattgtgccctaccctagggtgtgacctggcattctgcccccaccctagggtaggacctgattctgcttccaccattggttggtatctgatcccaccattgggtgggacctgactctggactataagagcaagggtctgtggaaggtgacagccttttgctggctggaactgaatctgagtctttggacttcagttttgtccatccgaataaagcaaatatttccacgagcctgattgtctgcgagctgtttacccgccgtttcacctcagaaccgtgggctagacagggtggcagacgcgtgctccgagctggaagaaaagggcctcattctccatcccaccatcagtcaacctcttcaggggctgacctgctacataatggcgcccgaacagggacctgaaccctggaccctcagaactgtaagtgaaatacttcattggaaatttcctatgctgaccatcaaatggtttctgtggttagtcatgtggattttaccacccttagtcttacgcattggtgctctagtatacaagtggatcattccattttgtttaaaactaattggttttgatctaaggacaatcactgcagttggatggttgtattctatatttcaaatgaaaagtgtagtgtctctagccgtcatagtttgtggaatttctgtgttaactaacgttattattacgagcatagttatttgctgttatttctatttaggaaatagaaagtgtagaaatggtgaggctaaaaccagtatagataataaggaaatttatctgacgaaaactcagaccaaggtgcaggctgacgaatccagccccaccatcaacaatatagaaatttttgctggaagaaaaacaactcagggggccgggcggtggcgcaagaggtaaggtgcctgccttgcctgcgctagccttggatggaccgcggttcgatcccccggtgtcccatatggtcccccaagccaggagcaacttctgagcgcatagccaggagtaacccctgagtgtcaacgggtgtggcccaaaaaccaaaaaaaaaaaaaaaaaaaaaaaaaaaaaaaaaaaaaaaaaaaaaaagaaaaacaactcagaatgttaagcctgattctagtgaattgcttgacagtagtgactcagataatgatctacctccagtgctaactccacgaagtatgcctccttctagtcacaaaattgaatcgcagagcagagcagattcaaaaaatgaaccacatgctcggtctcagagctctattcagagtaattttgctaatcaggccttatcccctatagacggggtaaatgtttctaactatgtaccctatcagatggaagaattagatcggtttaaaagatcatgtaaagaaaatgggccaaaatcgccatacagtgtggagttattaagactttggagtcataactcatcttggactttgtatgattttaaaagaatcgctgaaatatgcctgtcgtctaaacagcgaactgaatgggaaatgtactattcagaaggcgtaaaagctaaattatatagtccggatggtatgaaaaa
This window of the Suncus etruscus isolate mSunEtr1 chromosome 6, mSunEtr1.pri.cur, whole genome shotgun sequence genome carries:
- the LOC126011997 gene encoding 40S ribosomal protein S14-like, with the protein product MAPRKGKEKKEEQVISLGPQVAEGENVFGVCLIFASFNDTFVHVTDLSGKETICRVTGGMKVKADRDESSPYAAMLAAQDVAQRCKELGITALHIKLRATGGNRTKTPGPGAQSALRALARSGMKIGRIEDVTPIPSDSTRRKGGRRGRRL